From one Streptomyces sp. N50 genomic stretch:
- a CDS encoding carboxypeptidase regulatory-like domain-containing protein has protein sequence MTDRRTFPHRPPSPMPVRRRLVLLLLTAVLFPTGVAAAGEFSAGDLGGGVTIVPGRSGLVEISGYDGADLPAGSSLRLTAPAGARVTGTPLADTARFQGSVTADGATGTYTYVRDSGPGSWKDGGYPFALAVDARAVPGTRLPGCAVVLTDAGGARRASGSCTVTVGMPVPTLTEPAGGTFVPGAARLAGTSYPGARVSVLDAAERKVCAGVARIDGTWSCIPDTPLPEGANRLHASAAFNGVSAVGEDVDFTVTARTA, from the coding sequence ATGACCGACCGCCGCACGTTCCCCCACAGACCTCCATCGCCGATGCCCGTCCGGCGGCGACTGGTGCTCCTCCTGTTGACCGCCGTGCTCTTCCCGACGGGCGTCGCCGCCGCTGGGGAGTTCTCCGCAGGGGATCTGGGCGGCGGCGTGACCATCGTGCCGGGCCGGTCCGGGCTGGTGGAGATCAGCGGGTACGACGGTGCCGACCTGCCGGCCGGGTCCTCGCTGCGGCTGACCGCGCCCGCCGGGGCCCGGGTCACCGGTACGCCCCTGGCCGACACGGCACGGTTCCAGGGCTCGGTGACCGCCGACGGCGCGACCGGCACATACACCTACGTCCGTGACTCGGGGCCCGGTTCGTGGAAGGACGGCGGCTATCCGTTCGCGCTGGCCGTGGACGCGCGGGCGGTGCCGGGGACGCGGCTGCCCGGGTGCGCCGTCGTGCTGACCGACGCGGGTGGGGCCCGTCGCGCGTCCGGCAGCTGCACCGTGACCGTCGGCATGCCCGTGCCGACGCTGACCGAACCGGCGGGCGGCACCTTCGTGCCCGGCGCGGCGCGGCTCGCCGGGACCTCCTATCCCGGGGCGCGGGTGAGCGTCCTGGACGCCGCCGAGCGCAAGGTGTGCGCGGGCGTCGCACGCATCGACGGCACCTGGTCGTGCATCCCGGACACCCCACTGCCCGAGGGCGCCAACCGACTGCACGCCAGCGCAGCCTTCAACGGGGTCTCGGCGGTCGGCGAGGACGTCGACTTCACCGTGACCGCCAGGACCGCCTGA